Proteins found in one Zea mays cultivar B73 chromosome 1, Zm-B73-REFERENCE-NAM-5.0, whole genome shotgun sequence genomic segment:
- the LOC100192905 gene encoding uncharacterized protein DDB_G0271670, whose protein sequence is MAARGVQAPAPRRPVTLRDFLELGCDSSSDGFRSYPRRLLPLPPDAVLHLQQQQAPPTPRAEAAAAQRLLRRSSSSLALALFSSSLPGSGSGSGPAGALARISSISRSFSRRIKEGFWRRRDEDEGDGDGDDDYDGDYFDDRDSCGFPSPLVSSCSASDSDESEADVTTAPERNKATASSSTSPSPSPSSADHDRTRTDAAVADGDKAETAAVEDGDSTTGAPSTVGDKQQQLSPVSVLDFAFDDNDGEEEGSDAGTSCSCSSPAFQFQRCTPPAVDLHGTKPQAQLLHKIRRYDGVAQGIDPVDLDARFTAATSESGESADASTRLATTTSSSSTDTSSSSSSSAETTAPQHDDEEAEHQSAERALSPSPSLHYQADQEEPDDEYRLLARLLEHDAAAAECLDDEVARVLVLDFFAEGADRRLTRSAAAGGRPLHDDRSESLLVRAAAAWLRGAGPRWGIGDVARSGKAALDDMERSRRWMCVGEEECDVAADVECDAVDALVDELVTELAIVLPRWPRCDVAVDDDNVLVD, encoded by the exons ATGGCGGCGAGAGGCGTGCAGGCGCCGGCGCCGCGACGGCCGGTGACGCTGCGGGACTTCCTGgagctcggctgcgactccagcaGCGACGGCTTCCGCTCCTACCCGCGCCGCCTGCTGCCCCTCCCTCCCGACGCCGTGCTGCAcctgcagcagcagcaggcgcccCCGACCCCGCGGGCGGAGGCCGCGGCCGCCCAGCGGCTGCTCAGGCGGAGCTCGTCCTCGCTCGCGCTCGCGCTCTTCTCCTCCTCCCTCCccggctccggctccggctccggccCAGCTGGCGCGCTCGCCAGGATCTCCAGCATCTCCAGGAGCTTCTCGCGGCGGATCAAGGAAGGCTTCTGGAGGCGCCGCGACGAGGAcgagggcgacggcgacggcgacgacgactacgacggcGACTACTTCGACGACCGGGACTCGTGCGGCTTCCCCTCGCCTCTCGTCAGCAGCTGCTCCGCCTCCGACTCGGACGAGTCCGAGGCGGACGTGACGACGGCGCCCGAGCGCAACAAAGCCACCGCTTCCTCCTCTACGTCGCCGTCGCCCTCCCCAAGCTCGGCGGACCACGACCGCACGCGCACGGACGCCGCCGTTGCTGACGGGGACAAG GCGGAGACGGCGGCGGTAGAGGACGGCGACTCGACGACGGGTGCGCCCAGCACGGTGGGGGACAAGCAGCAACAGCTCAGCCCCGTGTCCGTTCTGGATTTCGCCTTCGATGACAACGACGGCGAGGAGGAAGGGAGCGACGCCGGcaccagctgctcctgctcctcccCCGCCTTCCAGTTCCAGCGCTGCACGCCGCCGGCGGTGGACCTCCACG GGACGAAGCCGCAGGCGCAGCTGCTGCACAAGATCAGACGGTACGACGGCGTTGCGCAGGGAATCGACCCCGTGGACCTCGACGCGCGGTTCACGGCGGCCACCTCGGAGTCCGGGGAGTCCGCCGACGCCAGCACGCGTCTCGCAACCACCACCAGCAGCTCGAGCACggacaccagcagcagcagcagcagcagcgcggAGACAACGGCGCCACAGCACGACGACGAGGAGGCGGAGCACCAGAGCGCCGAGCGCGCGCTCTCGCCCTCGCCCTCGCTCCACTACCAGGCAGACCAAGAAGAGCCCGACGACGAGTACCGCCTGCTCGCGCGGCTGCTGGAGCAcgacgcggcggcggcggagtgCCTGGACGACGAGGTCGCACGGGTGCTCGTCCTCGACTTCTTCGCGGAGGGCGCCGACCGTCGTCTCACCCGttcggcggcggccggcggcaggccgCTGCACGACGACCGAAGCGAGTCGCTGCTAGTGAGGGCCGCCGCCGCGTGGCTGCGTGGCGCGGGGCCGCGGTGGGGCATAGGGGACGTGGCGCGCTCCGGAAAGGCGGCGCTGGACGACATGGAGCGCAGCCGGCGGTGGATGTGCGTGGGCGAGGAGGAGTGCGACGTCGCCGCGGACGTGGAGTGCGACGCGGTCGACGCCCTCGTGGACGAGCTGGTCACCGAGCTAGCCATCGTGCTGCCCCGGTGGCCGCGCTGTGACGTGGCCGTCGATGATGATAATGTGCTCGTTGACTGA